TATTTCCTGGGCGTGTAGAGCTATCATTAGCAGTGACAGTTAAAGTGATCTCGCCCTGGAAGGTGAATTTTAAAGCGTTTGATAAAAGATTGGTCAAAATCTGACGAATGCGGGTTGGGTCGCCTTCATAAATATTATTAACTTCCGTTGCGATCTCGACTTTTAAATCAAGGCCCTTTTCTTGAGCTTTTAATTTGAACATCGCACTTAAATCACTGACCAATTCAGGCATGTCCACTTCGGTTTTTTCAAGGCTGATCAGGCCTGCTTCAATTTTTGAAATATCAAGGATGTCATTGATAATACTTAAAAGGTTATGACCGGCCTTTTTAGAAATTTCAATATAGTGTCTTTGTTCGTCGTCAATTTGGGTGTCTTCAAGCAGGTCGGTCATCCCTACAAGAACGTTTAATGGAGTGCGAATTTCGTGACTCATGTTCGCTAAGAACTCTGATTTAGCCTGGGAAGCTTTTTGCAGCTGTCTATTAACGTCATTTAAGTGGGTGGTCTTTTCGTTGACGGCATCTTCAATACTTAAAATGCGATTAGCAATAATCAGCAACAACGAACAAATCAAATAAGTGAACACTAAGGTTGTAATAAGCAAAATACTGGCATTAGTTGAAACACCCTGACTTAAACTTGGATCTTGATAAACTGAAAGCTGCCATTTCTGATTCGCAACTTTTAGAATGTAGGACCGCTGCATTTGCGAATTAAACGGGGAATCTTTCCAAGTATCAGCTAAATCTTTCGGAGCATTACGATCCGTCACGTTTCTTAGGATAAAGCGGTAACTGGCATCATTAAGATATCTATTTAAATTCGCGATGACGTGATCGAGCTCGATAATTTCAATCAAGACGCCTCGTCCACCTTGGCCTAACAAAGCAAAGACTAAACTTTTCGGAGGAACTTTTAAACTTCCTAAGTCACCGGCATTTGCGACAACGATGTGCGGCCCTGTCATCGCAGAATCCACGATTTGTTTTAACGGTGGAATGGCAAAATTCTGTCCTATCAGCGAGCGGTTTTTATCTCGCGGTTCAGCATAGACCAGGGGATACTCAAAAGAATTTGGCGAAACCGAAATCCAGCCGACGGTAAGTACCTCAGGATAATTGATGTAAAAGCTCTGGGTGAAATCCTTGAACTCTTTTTCTGTGACATCCTGAGAGCTTTCATAAAAGCTTTTCAGCGTCACCATCATGGACTGGTAAGCCTGCAAATCCTTTTCAAACAAATTCGAAACAAGCTCGGATCGACGGTGGAACTCACTGACGATTTTATCACGTTCTGTGCGCCCGACATAATTCAAGGCAAAGACGATCAACGATAAAAGGATTAATAACGGAGCTAAAATTGTTTTAGTCGAACGAATCCAGTACTTTCTAGAAGGGATTGCAAATATCAAAGCCAAGGGACTGAATAAAATGTTTCCTGTGGCGTCCCCGATAAACCAATATATCCAGTTTAGCGCTAAATTCTGGGCGCTGACCAAATCAAAGCTGTAAAGAGAAAGTGAACCGGTGGTTGCAGAAATGGTGGCTGCCAAAGGCCCCGCGATAAAAAGGAATAAGAAAATATCCTTTTCACGATAAAAAGAGCGGGGGTAGTTCACCCAACGTTTGATTAGGTAGGCTGCCAACCACACACTGAACGCGGTCCCGGTCGCAATAAGGGTCGGTGGAATATAATCGGCAAAATCTACAGGCGTGCGCAGGTTGATTAATAGTGCCCCAATAAAAATTCCAGGGAATCTATTTAAACCAAATACTAGTAAAGCGGCTATACATAGGCCCGTTGATGGCCAAACAGGAGAGGCATACCCAGGAGGTAAAGCGAGAAAAAGACTTAAATAACCCGCCACATAGTAGGCAACTGCCACTAATGCGGTTTGAGCTATCCACGATCTCCAAAAAGCTTTTCCCATGAAGGCCACTGTATAAGGCTTACAGGGTAGACTCAATAATTCTCTAAGTTTTTATTCATCCGAACTTTGAAGTGCAGTAAAAATCGTGGTATCTCTTAGGACTCAATGAAAAACCAAAAGTGGTCCCGCATTCGCAAATGGATTCTGCAGTTTATCTTACTGTTTTTCGTAAGCAGTATAGGTGGGGTTTTAGTCTATCGTTTCGTTCCCGTTTTTATTACACCTCTGATGGTCTTAAGATCGGTGGAATCCTTGTGGGGCGATAAGTTCGTTGGTATCGAAAAAGATTGGGTGCCCTTGGAAGAGATGTCACCTTCCATCCAAAGAGCTGTTCTTAAAGCCGAAGACTATCGTTTCTTTGAACACAATGGGTTTGATTATGAAGCCATCCAAAAAGCGATGAAGTACAATCAAACCCACAAAAGAAAAAAGGGTGCTAGCACCATCAGCCAGCAAACAGCCAAAAACGTCTTTTTGTGGCCGCGAAGAGACTGGGTTCGTAAAGGTTTTGAAGCTTACTTCACGGTTTTAATTGAATTTGTATGGCCAAAAGAACGCATTTTAGAAGTTTATCTGAACGTCATAGAAATGGGTCCCGGCGTTTACGGTGTTGAAGCGGCTTCAAAAAAGTTTTTCAAGAAAAGCGCTAAGAATTTAACTCCGCACCAGGCATCGTTGATTGCAGCTGTATTGCCGAACCCGCGCCGCTTTCGTATCGATCGTCCCTCGATCTATGTCATGGCTAGACAGCGCCGAATTTTAAATCGTGTGGCACCTGAAATTCCTAAGTCCGCCGATGCATCCTTGTTAGATTTCCTTGATTTGAAGTTTGATTCTGAAGACGAAGAATAGCTGCAGAACTACAGATTGACCCTTCCGTCAGCGATTCTAACATAGGATCGTTAAAAGGAGGTTTTATGAGTGGGCGCCTCTTGCTTGTCGTCATGGTCTTTTTAGCGCTGCTTAACGGTTGCGGAGATTCAGGTGGAAGCTCCAATCCCAATAATCCGCCAGTCAACTTGCCATCAAAACCTGTGGGTCCCGAGGACTTACACTTTACAACTGTCACTAACGAAGTCTTTACACCAAAGTGTTATAAGTGTCATAACCGCGCTAATGGTGTCACCAACGGCGGTATCGGCTTAGACACCTTGATCGAAGTTCGCGCAAATTCAGCCAAGATCTATCAAGCAGCCATCTTAGAAAAGCGAATGCCTAAGAATGATACTTTGACCACCAGACAATACAATCTTTTAAAGGCCTGGTTAGAAGCTGGATCTCCAGAGTGGGAAGAGCTAGAATCTATGTACAATGAGTTCTAAAGCAAAAAAGAAAAAAATGATCGACGCCATCAACAACCGTGGGGCTTTGTTGGTGTATCCGCTTGAAAATAAGAAAGAGCCACCAAGCTTATGGTCAGAGCTTTACCCGCGCACCAAAATGCGCTGGGAGTGGGATCAAGGAGCGGACAATCGCGTGGCTGAAATGTGGATCATGCGCGAAGAACTTTCCCGTAGTGGGGATGTGGTTTATGCGAAATGGTTCCGCAATCGCGCGACATTTTTTTCAAAAGACGTGTTTACAAATCTTTTAGCGTTCTTTGGTTCATCAAGAGATCAAATCCAATTGCCATCGGCGTCCCGCGAAGCTTTGGAGAGTTTTTTAATGGATTCCCCGCAATCAACGAAGATTATTAAAGAGAACCTTGGCTGGCAGGGAAAGCTTATGGAAAGCCACTATAACCGCGCCATGAAGCCGCTATGGAATTATTTATTCCTGGTAGGCTATGGCGAGGTGAATGATTCAAGCTTTCCGTCGTTGAATATGGCAGCTACCGAAAGCATGTTTGAGGATTTATGGTTAAAATCCAAAAACATCGATCCGATCAAAGCCCAGCAACATTTACAAAATGCCTTGGGGGATGAAAGCTTGTTCTTAAAATACGCCGAAAAACTGAAGACTGGCATCAAGCCTACAGTCGACAGGTCCCTGTAATTTTTTATCGCACCCTTATCTTAAGTTGATTATCTAATTAGGGCTCTTAACAATGGGCCCATGAAAACATTTTTAGCATCAATCACACTGGTGTTCTCTGTTACTGCCTTTTCACAAGAATATTATGGCGATCCGATTATTAGAAGCACCGTTCCCGGCGCTTTGGACATTTCTTATTCCACGGCTTGTGATAGTCGTAATCAAATCGCGACCATCTCTTTTGTCGGCGATATCCTTGTTCACAAAATGCTTTATGAAGCTGTCGCACGTGAAACAAAAAACTTTGCCCAGATCTGGAGAAAATCAGACAGCCTTATTCAAAAAGCTGATTTTTCAGTTGGCAATTTAGAGGGGCCCGCCGCTTTAGGGATTGATATGGATGGCAAAGACCGTGGTGACATTGGTTTTGTCTATGATGGCGAAGTTTATTCCGGAACGAACTTTAAATTTAATTATCATCCACGCATCTTATTTGACCTAAAAAATTCTGGTTACGATCTTTTGACTGTGGCTAACAATCACACGTTGGATCGATACGCTATTGGTGTCGATCGCACCCACGAAGCGGCTCGTAAAATAAATCTGCCAATCGTGGGAACTCGCATGGCCCACGAACGAAATGCCCCTTTCCATCAGGTCGTGACAGTGAAAAACATGAAGATCGCTTTTCTTGGCTGCACGGAAATGACCAATGGGAAAGAAGATAAGAAAGACCAAGTTCTATTCTGCTATAAAAACCCAGATC
This is a stretch of genomic DNA from Bdellovibrio reynosensis. It encodes these proteins:
- the mtgA gene encoding monofunctional biosynthetic peptidoglycan transglycosylase; the encoded protein is MKNQKWSRIRKWILQFILLFFVSSIGGVLVYRFVPVFITPLMVLRSVESLWGDKFVGIEKDWVPLEEMSPSIQRAVLKAEDYRFFEHNGFDYEAIQKAMKYNQTHKRKKGASTISQQTAKNVFLWPRRDWVRKGFEAYFTVLIEFVWPKERILEVYLNVIEMGPGVYGVEAASKKFFKKSAKNLTPHQASLIAAVLPNPRRFRIDRPSIYVMARQRRILNRVAPEIPKSADASLLDFLDLKFDSEDEE
- a CDS encoding ATP-binding protein; the protein is MGKAFWRSWIAQTALVAVAYYVAGYLSLFLALPPGYASPVWPSTGLCIAALLVFGLNRFPGIFIGALLINLRTPVDFADYIPPTLIATGTAFSVWLAAYLIKRWVNYPRSFYREKDIFLFLFIAGPLAATISATTGSLSLYSFDLVSAQNLALNWIYWFIGDATGNILFSPLALIFAIPSRKYWIRSTKTILAPLLILLSLIVFALNYVGRTERDKIVSEFHRRSELVSNLFEKDLQAYQSMMVTLKSFYESSQDVTEKEFKDFTQSFYINYPEVLTVGWISVSPNSFEYPLVYAEPRDKNRSLIGQNFAIPPLKQIVDSAMTGPHIVVANAGDLGSLKVPPKSLVFALLGQGGRGVLIEIIELDHVIANLNRYLNDASYRFILRNVTDRNAPKDLADTWKDSPFNSQMQRSYILKVANQKWQLSVYQDPSLSQGVSTNASILLITTLVFTYLICSLLLIIANRILSIEDAVNEKTTHLNDVNRQLQKASQAKSEFLANMSHEIRTPLNVLVGMTDLLEDTQIDDEQRHYIEISKKAGHNLLSIINDILDISKIEAGLISLEKTEVDMPELVSDLSAMFKLKAQEKGLDLKVEIATEVNNIYEGDPTRIRQILTNLLSNALKFTFQGEITLTVTANDSSTRPGNILFEVSDTGIGIPQDKLSQLFQPFTQADSTITRKFGGTGLGLSICKRLTEMMNGDIKVESTEGRGSIFSFTLTLTQLRPIEFNLRPYAVEVPTTASHTDSAIKILIVDDVEDNRVLIKAYLKDSLHDVQEAENGIQALQLAKEKNFDIILMDMQMPIMDGFTATQEIRRWEKEHDKNPVEIWALTAYALKNEIQKSIEVGCDLHLIKPIRRNDLINHINAFVQAQQKNP
- a CDS encoding AlkZ-related protein, producing MSSKAKKKKMIDAINNRGALLVYPLENKKEPPSLWSELYPRTKMRWEWDQGADNRVAEMWIMREELSRSGDVVYAKWFRNRATFFSKDVFTNLLAFFGSSRDQIQLPSASREALESFLMDSPQSTKIIKENLGWQGKLMESHYNRAMKPLWNYLFLVGYGEVNDSSFPSLNMAATESMFEDLWLKSKNIDPIKAQQHLQNALGDESLFLKYAEKLKTGIKPTVDRSL
- a CDS encoding CapA family protein → MKTFLASITLVFSVTAFSQEYYGDPIIRSTVPGALDISYSTACDSRNQIATISFVGDILVHKMLYEAVARETKNFAQIWRKSDSLIQKADFSVGNLEGPAALGIDMDGKDRGDIGFVYDGEVYSGTNFKFNYHPRILFDLKNSGYDLLTVANNHTLDRYAIGVDRTHEAARKINLPIVGTRMAHERNAPFHQVVTVKNMKIAFLGCTEMTNGKEDKKDQVLFCYKNPDRILTIIKELAQNPKIDAIIVLPHWGSEYTHNPDNSQKNFAKKYLEAGATAVVGSHPHVLQPWQKYVTSDGRETFIIYSLGNFVAGQAGLPRKTGTVAYMGLSKEGYQKAKIVGVAYTPTYRDGTVVYPIGSTNSKEILAHTAKMFGTKYRVEPAGSLPQVLCAK